The Methanoplanus sp. FWC-SCC4 genome has a window encoding:
- a CDS encoding PaaI family thioesterase, which yields MSYPDEVLKKGRLANPYFCLMGIDPISFGDGGCVLLMDVRADMLNGAGWLQGGIYVSLADEAMALAISTILNAGEGIATISETTSFLRGVNTGKICAKASVVRRGRKIIFAEGIVFQKDDESKVLSKTTASFAVVKR from the coding sequence CCGGATGAAGTTTTAAAAAAAGGGCGTCTGGCCAATCCCTATTTTTGCCTGATGGGAATTGATCCTATAAGTTTTGGGGACGGCGGCTGTGTCCTTTTGATGGATGTAAGGGCTGATATGCTAAACGGTGCCGGCTGGCTTCAGGGCGGCATATATGTGTCACTTGCAGATGAGGCTATGGCGCTTGCAATATCAACAATACTTAATGCCGGTGAGGGTATTGCAACAATATCGGAAACAACGTCATTTCTGCGTGGCGTTAACACCGGAAAAATATGCGCAAAGGCATCGGTAGTACGGCGCGGGCGTAAAATAATATTTGCCGAGGGCATTGTTTTTCAAAAAGATGATGAATCGAAGGTTCTCTCAAAGACTACAGCTTCTTTTGCTGTTGTCAAGAGATAA
- the pyrG gene encoding glutamine hydrolyzing CTP synthase — MKYVVVTGGVMSGLGKGITTASIGRILKNRGYRVTAVKIDPYLNIDAGTMNPAQHGEVFVLKDGGEVDLDLGNYERFLDINLTSDHNITTGKVYQTVIEKERHGDYLGGTVQIIPHITDQIKEYIKNAAENYVEDGNGNGKKADVCLVEVGGTVGDIESMPFLEAVRQMVGELPKNDMALVHVTLVPSDNMGDHKTKPTQHSVKVLRELGLHPDVIVGRSDIVMKSGTKKKISDFCGVSPKAVISAATAKDIYEVPMELEKEGLADVIADLLSLKKVEADNEWYRIVSREYTKRATVAIVTKYGIEDVYISIKEALRHAGRNLSTEVEIRWIDAEDYEDKDLEDVDGILIPGGFGPRGIEGKIRAIKFARENNKPFLGLCLGFQLAVIEYCRGVLGWADATSEEMGEGRHVIAILPEQEDVTDLGGTMRLGDCEIDLKPDTKIAKLYGKKSVVERHRHRYEVNPTYIADIEKAGLVFSGACKNRMEACEIPKNTFFLATQSHPEFKSTPTHPSPPYLGFVEACANQRKNE; from the coding sequence TTGAAATACGTAGTCGTTACAGGCGGTGTGATGAGTGGTCTTGGAAAAGGCATTACAACCGCATCTATTGGAAGAATTTTAAAGAACAGAGGGTATCGGGTAACTGCTGTAAAAATAGATCCATACCTCAACATTGATGCCGGCACAATGAACCCCGCACAGCACGGGGAAGTATTTGTCTTAAAAGACGGCGGAGAAGTGGATCTTGATCTTGGAAATTATGAGCGTTTCCTGGACATCAATCTGACATCTGATCACAATATCACAACCGGAAAGGTCTATCAGACTGTCATTGAGAAGGAAAGGCACGGAGACTATCTTGGCGGCACTGTCCAGATTATCCCGCACATAACTGATCAGATAAAGGAGTACATAAAAAACGCTGCCGAAAATTACGTAGAAGACGGTAACGGAAACGGCAAAAAAGCGGATGTCTGCCTCGTTGAAGTGGGAGGAACAGTTGGAGATATTGAGAGCATGCCCTTTTTGGAAGCAGTACGCCAGATGGTCGGAGAACTCCCCAAAAATGACATGGCACTCGTTCATGTGACACTTGTCCCGAGTGACAACATGGGAGATCACAAGACAAAACCGACACAGCATTCAGTAAAAGTCCTTCGTGAACTTGGCCTTCACCCTGACGTCATAGTCGGCAGAAGTGACATTGTGATGAAATCCGGAACCAAAAAAAAGATCTCGGATTTCTGTGGAGTATCTCCAAAAGCTGTAATTTCCGCGGCAACTGCAAAGGATATCTATGAAGTTCCGATGGAGCTTGAAAAGGAAGGTCTTGCAGATGTGATTGCCGATCTCCTCTCTTTAAAGAAAGTTGAGGCAGACAATGAATGGTACAGAATTGTCAGCCGCGAGTACACTAAGAGGGCAACTGTTGCAATAGTTACAAAATACGGAATAGAGGATGTATATATCTCAATAAAAGAAGCCCTCAGGCATGCCGGCAGAAATCTCTCAACCGAGGTTGAAATCCGCTGGATCGATGCAGAAGACTATGAAGACAAAGACCTTGAAGACGTGGACGGAATACTTATCCCGGGCGGATTCGGGCCACGCGGAATTGAGGGAAAAATCCGTGCAATAAAATTTGCGAGGGAAAACAACAAGCCTTTCTTAGGTTTATGCCTCGGTTTCCAGCTTGCAGTAATCGAATACTGCAGGGGTGTTTTAGGATGGGCAGATGCAACATCCGAAGAGATGGGTGAAGGCCGGCATGTAATTGCCATACTCCCCGAACAGGAGGATGTCACCGATCTCGGAGGCACAATGAGGCTTGGAGACTGCGAAATTGATCTAAAGCCGGACACAAAGATTGCAAAGCTTTACGGTAAGAAGAGTGTTGTTGAACGCCACCGTCACCGTTACGAAGTAAATCCAACATATATCGCAGATATTGAAAAGGCAGGTCTTGTATTTTCAGGAGCCTGCAAAAACAGGATGGAAGCATGTGAGATTCCGAAAAACACCTTCTTCCTTGCAACACAGTCCCATCCTGAGTTCAAGTCGACACCGACACACCCGTCACCTCCGTACCTTGGATTTGTTGAGGCATGTGCAAATCAGAGAAAAAACGAGTAA
- the guaA gene encoding glutamine-hydrolyzing GMP synthase — protein sequence MVNTEKFIAKAIEEIKEKSNGKKVVMALSGGVDSSVCAELAKRAIDDNLKPIYVDTGLMRKGETERIKELFSDLELDVIDAGEEFFEALKGVVDPEEKRKVIGEKFIRIFEREAKKTGAEYLLQGTIYPDIIESEGGIKSHHNVGGLPYDIKFEGLIEPLIDLYKDEVRDVAGALEMPVEIQHRMPFPGPGLAVRCLGEVTPDKIAVIREANAIAEEELVEKFQPWQCFAALIGLGTGVKGDVRLHGWIIAVRAVYSRDAMTAEPVEIPWETMHKIASRITSEIPEVARVVYDITPKPPATIEYE from the coding sequence ATGGTAAACACAGAGAAGTTTATTGCAAAAGCAATTGAGGAGATCAAAGAAAAGTCAAACGGCAAAAAAGTTGTCATGGCACTTTCCGGAGGGGTTGACTCATCCGTATGTGCAGAGCTTGCAAAACGTGCAATCGATGACAATTTAAAACCAATCTATGTCGATACAGGTCTTATGAGGAAAGGCGAGACTGAGAGGATTAAGGAACTCTTCTCAGATCTTGAACTTGATGTAATCGATGCAGGTGAGGAATTTTTCGAGGCATTAAAAGGTGTCGTTGACCCTGAAGAGAAGAGAAAGGTAATCGGTGAGAAGTTCATCCGCATCTTTGAGCGTGAAGCGAAAAAAACAGGTGCGGAGTATCTCCTCCAGGGAACAATATACCCTGACATCATCGAAAGCGAGGGCGGAATTAAAAGCCATCACAATGTCGGCGGTCTCCCCTATGACATCAAATTTGAAGGATTAATTGAGCCTTTAATTGATCTCTACAAGGATGAGGTAAGGGACGTTGCAGGGGCCCTTGAGATGCCTGTTGAGATTCAGCACAGAATGCCTTTCCCGGGCCCCGGTCTTGCTGTCCGCTGTCTTGGTGAGGTAACACCTGATAAGATTGCAGTAATCCGCGAGGCAAATGCTATTGCGGAAGAGGAGCTTGTTGAGAAGTTTCAGCCCTGGCAGTGCTTTGCAGCCCTGATAGGACTTGGCACAGGAGTCAAGGGAGATGTCCGTCTTCACGGGTGGATTATAGCTGTTCGTGCCGTTTACTCCCGTGATGCAATGACAGCAGAGCCTGTTGAAATTCCGTGGGAAACAATGCACAAAATAGCATCACGCATCACCTCCGAAATCCCCGAGGTTGCACGTGTGGTATATGATATCACTCCAAAGCCTCCGGCAACAATTGAATACGAGTGA
- a CDS encoding aspartate aminotransferase family protein, producing MGNYQNSVNTKDLDSRYFMQAFGRDQKIVKGEGSYVWDESGKKYLDCVAGIAVCSTGHCHPKVVEAVCRQAKELIHISNLFYVPNQAELAEKMVEISGLKGGRAFFSNSGAEANEGAIKLARIITGKKKFVAFVDGFHGRTCGSLAVTYKPAIREPFEPLEPECTFVEYGDLKALKEAVDDDTAGVFVEGVQGEAGIVPAPEGFYEGVRKICDEKGALMICDEVQTGMGRTGKWFFYQNTSVTPDIVTIAKGIASGLPMGALVAAEGISFKASEHGSTFAGGPLVCAAALSTIDIIEEILPSVSEKGDRFAKGLSAHNPRFCGLMIGIPVGEEKCKDVYEECRRNGVIVNCASHGTIRLVPPLTISDEEIDKAVEVINAAIDKTDL from the coding sequence ATGGGAAATTATCAAAACTCCGTGAATACAAAGGATCTTGACAGCCGCTACTTCATGCAGGCTTTCGGGCGTGACCAAAAAATTGTAAAGGGAGAGGGCAGTTATGTCTGGGACGAATCCGGGAAGAAGTACCTTGACTGCGTTGCGGGAATTGCAGTATGCAGTACCGGACACTGCCACCCGAAAGTCGTCGAAGCTGTATGCAGGCAGGCAAAAGAGCTGATACACATTTCAAATCTGTTTTATGTCCCCAACCAGGCAGAACTTGCAGAAAAAATGGTTGAGATATCCGGTCTTAAGGGCGGCCGTGCTTTCTTTTCAAACTCCGGTGCCGAGGCAAACGAGGGAGCGATAAAGCTTGCAAGAATCATAACCGGGAAAAAGAAGTTTGTCGCCTTTGTAGACGGCTTTCACGGAAGAACATGCGGTTCACTTGCTGTAACATACAAACCTGCAATAAGGGAACCCTTTGAACCTCTCGAGCCGGAATGCACATTTGTTGAATACGGTGACTTAAAGGCCTTAAAAGAGGCGGTTGACGATGACACCGCAGGTGTTTTTGTGGAAGGAGTGCAGGGCGAGGCAGGAATTGTTCCCGCTCCCGAGGGCTTTTACGAGGGCGTCCGTAAGATATGTGATGAAAAGGGTGCTCTTATGATCTGTGACGAGGTGCAGACAGGAATGGGAAGGACTGGAAAATGGTTCTTCTACCAGAATACATCCGTAACACCTGACATTGTCACAATTGCAAAGGGTATTGCAAGCGGTCTCCCGATGGGTGCACTGGTTGCGGCAGAAGGCATCTCCTTTAAGGCAAGTGAACACGGAAGCACATTTGCCGGTGGTCCCCTTGTATGCGCTGCAGCCCTTTCCACAATTGATATAATAGAGGAAATTCTCCCATCTGTAAGCGAAAAGGGAGATAGGTTTGCAAAAGGACTCTCTGCACACAATCCCCGCTTCTGCGGTCTTATGATTGGAATCCCTGTCGGAGAGGAGAAGTGTAAGGACGTATATGAAGAGTGCAGAAGAAACGGTGTCATTGTAAACTGTGCATCACACGGTACAATCCGCCTCGTACCGCCGCTTACTATTTCAGATGAGGAGATAGACAAAGCAGTGGAGGTCATCAATGCGGCAATTGATAAGACAGATCTTTAA
- a CDS encoding pyridoxal phosphate-dependent aminotransferase, which yields MRQLIRQIFKSEGYVFATKAADISKKAGYLKPARLASNENPSAPSKKALKQAEEALYSGNRYPDESGRALKDALVSYHGDYRFVTGVGMDGVIENVIRTIVECGDKVVVSTPTFSFYRLAVEAQGGVVENIKRRDDFSVDTDEFIKACKGAKLAFLCSPNNPTGTVTPVPDIEKILSSIDGILFLDNAYIDFCDTDYRLLMKNHDNLIIGMTMSKAFALAGMRVGYAFVPEWYEPYYIRAQTPFNLNCVSMAAATGALLDGEYVSDYVSEVSEWRERFINESGYPVCQSGANFVMIDVSPMTGDEAVEKLAGLGVIVRSCVSFPMLGDSYIRVSIGEPWENEMFLKAVKEIKNP from the coding sequence ATGCGGCAATTGATAAGACAGATCTTTAAAAGTGAAGGCTATGTATTTGCAACGAAAGCTGCGGATATATCAAAAAAAGCCGGGTATTTAAAGCCGGCGAGACTTGCAAGCAATGAAAATCCCTCGGCTCCCTCAAAAAAGGCATTAAAACAGGCTGAAGAAGCTCTCTATTCAGGGAACCGTTACCCGGACGAGTCCGGAAGGGCCCTAAAGGATGCACTTGTTTCATATCACGGTGACTACCGGTTTGTGACAGGTGTCGGGATGGACGGTGTCATTGAAAATGTCATACGGACAATTGTGGAATGCGGGGACAAAGTGGTTGTAAGCACACCCACTTTTTCATTCTACAGACTCGCAGTTGAAGCCCAGGGAGGGGTTGTTGAAAACATAAAAAGGCGTGATGATTTCTCTGTTGATACAGATGAATTCATAAAAGCCTGCAAAGGTGCAAAGCTTGCATTCCTGTGCAGTCCGAACAACCCGACAGGAACAGTCACTCCCGTCCCTGATATTGAAAAGATACTCTCATCAATTGACGGAATTTTGTTTCTCGACAACGCCTACATTGACTTCTGTGACACAGACTACCGTTTGCTGATGAAAAATCACGACAATCTGATAATCGGCATGACAATGTCAAAGGCATTTGCGCTTGCCGGTATGAGAGTCGGCTATGCCTTTGTGCCTGAGTGGTACGAACCATATTACATCCGTGCACAGACTCCTTTCAACCTGAACTGCGTCTCTATGGCAGCGGCAACAGGTGCACTGCTTGACGGGGAATATGTCAGTGACTATGTCAGTGAGGTATCAGAGTGGCGTGAGAGATTCATAAATGAATCAGGGTACCCTGTGTGTCAGAGCGGCGCAAACTTTGTAATGATTGATGTCTCACCGATGACTGGTGACGAGGCGGTAGAGAAACTTGCAGGTCTCGGTGTTATCGTCCGGTCGTGCGTAAGTTTTCCCATGCTCGGTGACAGCTATATCCGTGTAAGCATCGGGGAGCCCTGGGAGAATGAGATGTTTCTAAAAGCAGTAAAAGAGATCAAAAATCCATGA
- a CDS encoding adenylate kinase family protein, translating to MMICISGIPGTGKSTLADELKKRGYNIVRQNDTVKDFIVSDDEERDTKIIDEEKWVSSFKPFEGIIEGHLTHLLPCDLVVILRCRPDILKERLQHRGYSQEKVMENVEAEALDVSLIEALEYHEPCKILEIDTTNESVDIIATEIGDFMQGKIPPSHGKTDWSEYFGMII from the coding sequence ATGATGATCTGCATTTCAGGAATACCCGGTACCGGTAAATCAACTCTGGCGGATGAACTCAAAAAAAGAGGATACAATATTGTCCGGCAGAACGATACGGTAAAAGACTTTATCGTATCAGATGATGAAGAAAGGGATACAAAAATTATTGATGAGGAAAAATGGGTATCTTCATTCAAACCATTTGAGGGGATAATCGAAGGGCACCTGACTCACCTTCTGCCCTGCGATCTTGTGGTGATACTAAGGTGCAGGCCTGACATCCTAAAGGAACGTCTGCAACATCGTGGATATTCACAGGAGAAGGTTATGGAGAATGTGGAGGCTGAAGCCCTTGATGTCTCCTTAATCGAGGCTCTCGAATACCATGAACCCTGCAAAATATTAGAAATAGACACGACAAATGAATCTGTCGATATTATTGCAACAGAGATCGGGGATTTTATGCAGGGTAAAATACCACCTTCTCATGGAAAAACCGACTGGTCAGAATATTTTGGAATGATCATATGA
- a CDS encoding CDP-alcohol phosphatidyltransferase family protein encodes MTLDNYRPHVAGIIKPIVKVCVKLHLTPNASTIIAFIAAAAAGYAFYQSNILMGVIFVFLNAFFDAIDGAIAREMNIATPGGDFLDHVIDRYADIFIICGIFAGPLAPWPIGVFALTGVLMSSYLGTQAQAVGVGRFYGGILGRADRLVLLIAAGIIDLIVAGGIYGMSFLGWLLVVFGVLGHFTAAQRFAHVWKELKK; translated from the coding sequence ATGACACTTGACAATTATCGCCCTCATGTAGCAGGGATAATAAAACCAATAGTAAAGGTATGCGTAAAACTGCATCTGACTCCCAATGCAAGCACAATAATTGCTTTCATTGCCGCAGCAGCCGCAGGTTACGCCTTTTATCAGAGTAATATCCTTATGGGTGTGATTTTTGTCTTTCTTAATGCATTTTTTGACGCAATTGACGGAGCGATTGCCAGGGAGATGAATATTGCAACTCCCGGCGGTGATTTCCTGGACCATGTCATTGACAGGTATGCCGATATTTTTATCATATGCGGTATATTTGCAGGTCCTCTTGCTCCCTGGCCTATCGGTGTCTTTGCGCTCACCGGTGTTCTCATGTCCTCCTACCTCGGCACCCAGGCACAGGCTGTTGGTGTCGGCAGGTTTTATGGAGGTATTTTAGGACGGGCGGATCGCCTTGTTCTTTTAATTGCAGCCGGAATTATTGATTTAATTGTAGCCGGCGGAATCTACGGCATGAGTTTCCTTGGATGGCTTCTGGTTGTCTTTGGTGTTCTGGGGCACTTCACGGCAGCACAGAGGTTTGCTCATGTCTGGAAAGAACTGAAAAAATAA
- a CDS encoding NifB/NifX family molybdenum-iron cluster-binding protein, translating to MIKRVVVAGRGSGGFDDTVSPFFGRCSSFCVVDIGSGGIATHLTIPNEASDIPGSAGVVAAGNVIDFGVDAVVAGDFGAGSTKVFQKAGVKQYILKDILIKEAIEKVISGGVECVDSGEIIASQKYGMGRNKRKAPEKSLSGFFICSRCGCSMPKKDGVLEMECPNCGNNMS from the coding sequence ATGATAAAAAGAGTGGTTGTTGCCGGCAGGGGTTCTGGTGGTTTTGACGATACTGTATCGCCTTTTTTTGGCAGATGCAGCAGTTTTTGTGTTGTTGATATTGGATCAGGCGGAATTGCAACACACCTTACTATTCCAAACGAGGCAAGTGACATTCCGGGAAGTGCAGGGGTTGTTGCTGCAGGAAATGTCATAGACTTTGGTGTGGATGCCGTTGTTGCCGGAGATTTTGGCGCAGGCTCGACAAAGGTTTTTCAAAAGGCCGGTGTGAAGCAGTATATCCTTAAGGATATTCTGATAAAAGAGGCGATTGAAAAAGTGATTTCAGGGGGAGTTGAATGTGTGGACTCCGGAGAAATAATTGCCTCACAAAAATACGGTATGGGGAGAAATAAAAGGAAAGCCCCTGAAAAATCCTTGTCCGGTTTTTTTATATGCAGCAGGTGCGGGTGCTCAATGCCAAAAAAGGATGGAGTTTTGGAGATGGAATGCCCAAACTGTGGCAATAATATGAGCTAA
- a CDS encoding nitrogenase component 1, with protein MSKPCINPVWPCAMTGAASALAGLTDVGVVIHGSSGCYFYADMAVPDSLHSTFLIQDEVIFGAEDRLLEVVDSLSCMYSKIAVINTCVPSVMGEDISGILSDFDVIAIDPAGFSGDFDSGRDYALSKLDIKTDHGREGINIDGICSLDPFHRGNLIEAKRLLDLCKIPVAATFCRDTLESVRNPSPYSVSVNPDYSHQKYHNSDDLNLSILGIDNVTDSFSKISELFPDKDAGKIFEEAEEADEVITKAGSKYLRKSDPPDVMIFGTESYVEFAAEHLKNTFDANIIFAGVRNGEPENTDFPSKKITDMQETKERILNERPDLIIGSSFEYAVSPDIPFVEMTFPIRHKVMLHNRPFAGIEGALSFTESVINSLNKKS; from the coding sequence ATGTCAAAACCCTGCATAAATCCCGTATGGCCGTGCGCAATGACAGGTGCAGCATCCGCACTTGCAGGTTTAACAGATGTCGGTGTCGTTATTCACGGATCTTCGGGATGCTACTTTTATGCTGATATGGCGGTTCCGGACTCTTTGCACAGCACGTTTCTTATCCAGGATGAGGTCATATTCGGGGCAGAAGACAGACTGCTTGAAGTCGTCGACAGCCTTTCATGCATGTATTCAAAAATTGCCGTCATAAACACATGCGTTCCTTCGGTTATGGGGGAGGATATTTCGGGAATTCTCTCTGATTTTGACGTTATTGCAATTGATCCCGCGGGATTTTCAGGTGACTTTGATTCCGGCCGGGATTACGCATTATCAAAGCTTGACATAAAAACAGATCACGGGAGGGAAGGGATAAACATTGACGGCATATGCTCACTTGATCCGTTTCACCGGGGTAATTTAATCGAGGCTAAAAGACTTCTTGATCTGTGCAAAATACCTGTTGCAGCCACATTTTGCAGGGACACTTTAGAGTCTGTAAGAAATCCGTCTCCATACTCGGTATCAGTAAACCCCGATTATTCACACCAAAAATATCATAATTCAGATGATCTTAATCTCAGCATTCTCGGGATTGATAATGTCACAGATTCATTTTCAAAAATTTCAGAACTCTTCCCTGACAAAGATGCAGGTAAAATTTTTGAGGAGGCAGAAGAGGCTGATGAAGTTATCACGAAGGCAGGGAGCAAATATTTGCGAAAATCTGACCCTCCGGATGTTATGATCTTCGGGACAGAATCATATGTTGAATTTGCGGCAGAACATCTGAAGAATACATTTGATGCCAACATAATATTTGCAGGAGTAAGAAACGGGGAACCTGAAAACACTGATTTTCCTTCAAAAAAGATAACGGACATGCAAGAGACTAAAGAACGCATCCTAAATGAAAGACCTGATCTTATCATAGGCTCATCCTTTGAATATGCAGTATCTCCGGACATCCCATTTGTTGAGATGACATTTCCCATAAGGCACAAAGTCATGCTTCACAACAGACCATTTGCAGGGATCGAAGGGGCACTTTCGTTTACGGAATCAGTCATAAATTCCCTAAACAAGAAAAGCTGA
- a CDS encoding nitrogenase component 1 — protein sequence MNSNPSHKNISRLEGCTVTGALSVCAFVNNAATIVHGPDGCAHQASSLFQSTMLYNGCFDIPEIISSGMQENEIIFGGEEKLKNTIKDSLEYNPGAVFVITSCICETIGDDVDKICSNDWGVPVIPVHTSGFLGGSFEKGYITALKETSCLIEKSGESKHPLVNIIGEKNLEYEVDENFAEIKRLLSLLGLGVNVRFARNITPDDIKKTGRGCLNIIRDDTTGELSKHFALVTNAPCIRSFPYGLSGTIEFLEEVADILNIDPSNAVSEEYENQNRLCEDFSDLKGEKVYFDSFGFQKAEAGLLYEIAKKTGIILDPDGTVIPIPFYTPIGTTGVGRMLHQWRRFL from the coding sequence ATGAACTCGAATCCCTCGCACAAAAATATATCAAGGCTTGAAGGCTGCACTGTCACAGGAGCCCTTTCGGTATGTGCATTTGTCAATAATGCGGCAACAATAGTGCACGGCCCCGACGGATGTGCACACCAGGCATCATCTCTTTTTCAGTCGACGATGCTCTACAACGGGTGCTTTGACATACCTGAAATTATCTCAAGCGGAATGCAGGAGAATGAGATAATTTTCGGCGGGGAAGAAAAACTAAAAAACACGATAAAGGATTCCCTTGAATACAATCCCGGGGCTGTGTTTGTCATCACATCATGCATATGCGAGACAATCGGCGATGATGTAGACAAAATATGCTCAAATGACTGGGGAGTCCCTGTCATTCCAGTCCACACTTCCGGCTTTCTCGGGGGATCGTTTGAAAAAGGATACATAACCGCCTTAAAGGAGACATCCTGCCTTATTGAAAAATCAGGGGAATCAAAGCACCCCCTGGTAAACATCATCGGAGAGAAGAATCTCGAATATGAGGTTGATGAAAATTTTGCCGAAATAAAGCGGCTTCTCTCCCTTCTCGGTCTTGGGGTGAATGTAAGGTTTGCAAGAAACATAACCCCTGATGATATTAAAAAGACAGGCAGAGGGTGCCTGAATATAATAAGGGATGACACAACAGGGGAACTCTCAAAACACTTTGCTTTGGTTACAAATGCGCCGTGCATCCGGTCATTTCCATACGGGCTTTCGGGGACAATTGAATTTTTAGAGGAGGTCGCGGATATTCTCAATATTGATCCCTCAAATGCCGTTTCAGAGGAATATGAAAATCAAAACCGGCTATGTGAGGATTTTTCAGACCTTAAGGGTGAGAAAGTGTATTTCGACTCTTTCGGGTTTCAAAAGGCAGAGGCAGGACTCCTCTACGAGATCGCAAAGAAAACAGGGATAATACTTGACCCTGACGGGACAGTTATTCCTATTCCGTTTTACACACCGATAGGAACAACAGGTGTTGGGCGAATGCTTCACCAGTGGAGGAGATTTTTATAA
- the cfbC gene encoding Ni-sirohydrochlorin a,c-diamide reductive cyclase ATP-dependent reductase subunit, with protein MKQIALYGKGGIGKSTTSANLSAALSEKKLDIMQIGCDPKHDSTRMLMRGEWIPTVLDLVREKGESSLSTDDVVYTGYNGIRCVEAGGPEPGVGCAGRGIIATFQLLEKLDALYGDIIVYDVLGDVVCGGFAMPMREGYAQEVYLVTSGDFMALYAANNICKAIARLSRRSKARCTLGGVICNSANIEGEYELVSEFARLINSELIEFIPRNQIVRVAEVSKRTVLEYAPESEQAGVYRRLADKIMNNKPDPEKQPTPLTMDELESLAQKYIKA; from the coding sequence ATGAAACAAATAGCGCTCTATGGCAAGGGAGGGATAGGGAAATCGACAACGTCGGCAAACCTCTCCGCTGCGCTTTCAGAAAAAAAACTGGATATAATGCAAATCGGCTGTGATCCAAAACACGACAGCACACGCATGCTGATGCGCGGCGAATGGATTCCGACCGTTCTTGATCTCGTACGTGAAAAGGGTGAGAGCAGCCTTTCAACAGATGATGTGGTCTATACCGGTTATAACGGGATTAGATGCGTTGAGGCGGGAGGACCCGAACCGGGGGTCGGCTGTGCAGGCAGGGGGATTATCGCAACATTCCAGCTTCTCGAAAAGCTTGATGCACTCTACGGTGATATCATTGTCTACGATGTGCTCGGGGATGTCGTCTGCGGAGGATTTGCAATGCCGATGCGTGAGGGATATGCACAGGAAGTGTATCTTGTGACATCAGGGGACTTCATGGCTCTTTACGCTGCAAACAACATCTGCAAGGCAATCGCAAGACTCTCCCGCAGATCAAAGGCACGATGCACACTCGGAGGGGTCATCTGCAACTCTGCAAATATTGAGGGTGAATACGAACTCGTATCTGAGTTTGCAAGACTGATTAACTCGGAACTTATTGAATTCATACCCAGAAACCAGATAGTAAGGGTTGCAGAGGTCAGCAAAAGAACAGTCCTTGAATACGCTCCCGAATCGGAACAGGCAGGAGTTTACAGGCGTCTTGCAGACAAAATAATGAACAATAAACCTGACCCTGAAAAACAGCCTACTCCACTCACAATGGATGAACTCGAATCCCTCGCACAAAAATATATCAAGGCTTGA
- a CDS encoding acyltransferase — protein MLGFPSRKNLKCEDFKGTDIGKNAVVRSGTIIYCDVTIGDNFNTGHNVLIRENTSIGNGVSIGTYSIIEGNTTIGHNVNLQSMVYVPTGVVIEDDVFIGPNAVLTNDKYPPNGGDNLKGPVIKKGASIGANTTILPGVIIGEGSLVAAGSVVTKDVPAFTLAVGSPARIRDLPEGAKI, from the coding sequence TTGCTGGGTTTTCCGTCACGGAAAAACCTGAAATGCGAGGATTTCAAAGGGACCGATATAGGAAAAAATGCTGTGGTAAGATCAGGCACAATCATCTATTGCGATGTGACGATTGGTGATAACTTCAATACAGGTCACAATGTGCTGATAAGGGAGAACACTTCTATCGGAAACGGGGTTTCAATAGGAACTTATTCGATAATTGAAGGGAACACGACAATCGGGCATAACGTGAACCTTCAGAGTATGGTGTATGTCCCGACCGGAGTTGTCATAGAAGATGATGTTTTTATAGGGCCGAACGCTGTTTTGACAAATGACAAATATCCTCCGAACGGGGGGGATAACTTAAAAGGTCCGGTTATAAAAAAAGGTGCTTCGATAGGGGCAAACACAACGATTCTGCCCGGAGTTATAATAGGGGAGGGTTCTCTTGTTGCGGCAGGATCGGTTGTTACAAAGGATGTTCCTGCCTTTACACTTGCAGTCGGTTCCCCTGCCCGGATAAGAGATTTACCAGAAGGTGCTAAAATATGA